The following is a genomic window from Gemmatimonadota bacterium.
ACCGGGACGCCTGGCCGGGCCTGGAGCGCTACGTGAAGGACATCGTAGGCAGTTTCGGATCGGACCCGCGCGTGCTGGCCTGGGACCTGTACAACGAGCCGGACGACGACCTCAGAAGCCAGCCGCTTGTGGAGGACGCGTTCGCGTGGGCACGGACCGTCGATCCCACGCAGCCGCTCACCACGGGGCCGTGGACCTGGAACGCCTTTGAAGACGACCTCTCATCGCGTCTTTTCGAGCTGTCCGATATCATCACCTTCCACTACTACGAGGCAGCGGATAAATTCGGACCCAGCCTCGCCCGGTGCAAATCGTACGGCCGACCCGTGATCTGCACCGAATGGCTGCGGCGGCACCACGGCAACACCTTCGCGGAGATGCTCCCCGTCTTCGCGGAAAACCAGATCGGGTGGTACAACTGGGGACTCGTGGCCGGGAGGACGCAGACCTATCTGGCCTGGGAGTCGAAGAAGGGCGATCCCACGCCGCCGATCTGGCAACACGACATGATGCATCCCGACGGCTCTCCCCTCGACCCGGGGGAGCTGGATCTCATCCGGCGATTCGAATTCACCGGATGACCGCCGATTCCGCCGCGGGCCGCGCCTCCCGGCTCCGCCGCGCGGCGCATTGCTTCACCCCGCTTCGGCGGCGCGACACATCTCTTCACCCCTGCTTCCGAGTCACCCGCCAGAGACCGTCAGACGGTTTCGTATCGCGGCCGGTTGACGTACCGGGCCATCTCCAGGTCCAGGTGGATCCGGGTAGCCGGCGGCAGCTCCACGAGCAGGCGGGAATCATCGACCCGCATGGACTCTGTCCGCACCGCGGCCCGCGGCGCGGCGTAGGCGCCCGTGGCGCCGGGGTAAGGCGTGTCGGTCGTGTCGTGGGATACGCTGCGGAAAGCGTGCTCGGCCAGGGCGCCGGCCTGCAGGATGACCCGCCTCGTTTCCGTGTGATGAAGATTGACGAGGTGTACGCCCACGCGGGACGGTTCGAACCGGTCGACTAGGGCGGCCGTGTCGGCCGGAAGTCCGGGACGATTTCGGTCGACGTCGTAGTAGCGCAGCCGCGCGTTGGGGATACCGCCGTAGTAGATGACCTGGGGGCATCCCATGGTGAGCTGCACGAGGGCCTCGGTGGTCACGGGCTGCACCTCCTGCCACAGGTGAATGCGCGGTCCGGCTTCCAGGTCCGAATCGTCGGCGCGGACCTGCGCCAGCCTGTGGCACACCTGGGCGTGGGCGGCCCCCAGCATACGTTCCGGATAGTCCGGGTTTTCGCCCCGGAGGTAGAGCAGCCAGGGCTCGTCGTGGTGCATGTCGCCCTTGTCCCTGAAGGGCACCACGGCGGACCAGTCGTACCCGCTGCGCTCGCGCAGGTAATCCATGCGCGCCCTGTCCTCGTCGGCCTCCGACACGTTCCACACGTTCAGGGGATATGTCACGGGCATGGGCTGGTAGTCCATCCAGCCCTGGTCGCCGTACCGGTACGGCGTGAGAAAGGTCCTCCGGTCGGGACCGAGACTCCGGTCGACGCCGATGTAGTGATCCCGAATGCTCATCTGGGACGCCATTTCATCGAAATTCCCGTCGATCCCCTCCTCCAGCAGGCGGTCGATCATGCCCCGCGGCAGGTCGAACCAGCCGGAGTCCCCGGAGAGCAGATAGGCGTTGTTGGCCGCGGTGATGGCGGCGAACCCCAGGTTGTAGAACCCGTGGGGCCACGTCCAGCCGTAGAGACCCCCGTACCATTTTCCGTTATGCAGGGCGCCCACCCGCCCGTCGAGTCCCACGTTGTCCGGCATGAGTCCGCCGTTTTCCCGGGCGCGTTCCAGCCAGGCCCCCGTATACTCCAGCAGCCAGTCCCGGTACTTGTCGTCGCCGGTCATCAGATAGGCGTTCATGATGAGTCCGCTGACGTTCAGGTTGTTCCCCACGTCGCCCTCGCGGAACCGCTCGGCCATGGCCCTGCCCATGGCCCGCGCTTTCGCGGGATCCTGGAGATCGTCCACATGCGTGATCCCCGGGACGTCGCTCAAAGGCAGGCCGTAGACCCGCATGCCGCCGGAACCGGGATTGTACGCCAGCCGGCTGTCGTCCTCGCTCATCCCCCAGGCGGGTCCGCCGCTGCCGTTGTGGGGCGCCCGGATGATGCGATGCACCGGATCGTAGTTCGGCGCATCGGCGAACTCGTTCAGATAGAAGCCGGCGAACCGCCGGGCGCGGTCGTGCAGCTTGGGATTGGCGGGGTCGGCAAGACAGAGATGGTAGAAGTAGATATAGCTCTCGCTCTGGTGGAACTGGTCGTAACCCCGTTCGAACTCCCGGTAGATCCGTCCGAAACGCGCCAGTTGCCGGGTGATCGCGTCCCAGTGCCGGTCCGCCGCCTCCAGCAGGTGATCGCCCCCGCCCAGGCTGTAGAACTGGGCGAAATTGGTAAACGCCTCGTAGAAATCATCCATCCCATCCCGGGTTCCCGGCCACGTGTCCGCCCAGATCAGCGATCCGTCCCCGCGGGTGTACTTCTCGATATAGGGGAGAACCGCTTCGTCTATCGTGTCGATGAGCTTCCGTTCGAGTATGGCCCAGGGCGGCGTAATCTCGTAATGGATGCGGGCCGTTATGGTGTGCATCGATGGCTCCGCAAGTGCGTTTCGTTGACATACTGTGTGAGGCTACACGCGAATTTAAAACCGCAGGCATCCATAAACTTCAGACATTCCATCGCTTAAACTCAATGAACGCGATCCATAATTCGTTCAGCAATTATAAAACGCATGGACTATTGTATATTAGTTTAACATATTCCAACTTCCATTAACCGTAAGATTGGAATTCTCGGACAGTAAAGTTGGCGCGTTATCCAAATACCTGTCTGGACTAATTGTTACGAATCGAGATCGGAAAACACGCTAGATTCATTTACAAAAGTAATCCTCGCAATAAACGTGTTTTTATGTACGTATTTTGATTTATCCTCTATAGTCGACCATACTATGTCATTCTTACGGTCTGGAAGTACGTGTTTGAATTATTGAAACCATTATACAAAGAAAGAGTATCTGACGTGATTTTCTGGTTCTCCAGTTCGTCTCGGATGTATAATTGCCCCCATTTCTAATGTTTTACATGAAAGTGATGGATTTAAATTACCTTGAAACACAACTTATCAAACCTATTGTAAGATCAAGTATGTAAACGAGCCGAGTTTACATCGTAACTGTACCTACAGACTCAAACTTAGAATTGATTTATTGTTTCTAATCAACATAATACCTGTTGACATGGCATTTTGTAGCTGGTTTTTCTTCCTTTTGCATAGGTTTTGATTGGATTTGATCTTTTGTCTTGAGTGCCAATCTTCAGTGCAAGGTTGACTTATCCATAAAGGCAGTTTTCTACTTTGTGATTGATACATTGGTTGAAGTATAACACACCTATTTTGTATGTT
Proteins encoded in this region:
- a CDS encoding cellulase family glycosylhydrolase is translated as MKKWTREKAHAWYHEAGAIRGCNYLPRTAVNMTEMWQASTFDPETIDQELGWAAGAGYNSVRIFVQYLVWADDPGGLKERMDRFLAIASRHGISAMVILFCDCFFGGRDPYLGPQDEPVPGVHNSQWVPSPGFERLADRDAWPGLERYVKDIVGSFGSDPRVLAWDLYNEPDDDLRSQPLVEDAFAWARTVDPTQPLTTGPWTWNAFEDDLSSRLFELSDIITFHYYEAADKFGPSLARCKSYGRPVICTEWLRRHHGNTFAEMLPVFAENQIGWYNWGLVAGRTQTYLAWESKKGDPTPPIWQHDMMHPDGSPLDPGELDLIRRFEFTG